One genomic region from Nitrospinota bacterium encodes:
- the rpoC gene encoding DNA-directed RNA polymerase subunit beta', which translates to METFTASFVEKPRDPISFNAIRIRLASPEKIRSWSFGEVKKPETINYRTFKPERDGLFCAKIFGPVKDWECNCGKYKRMKYKGVVCEKCGVEVTLSKVRRERMGHIELASPVAHIWFFKGLPSRIGNFLDVTLKDLEKIIYFESYVVTDPGDTDLKYKQLLTDDQLRKAVEQHGELAFRAGIGAEAIEELLRNTNVEDLAEELKAALKETTSQQTLRKLAKRLKVVESFRKSGNKPEWMILKVVPVIPPELRPLVPLDGGRFATSDLNDLYRRVINRNNRLKRIQELKAPDIIIRNEKRMLQEAVAALFDNGRRGRTLKGPNKRPLKSLSDMLKGKQGRFRQNLLGKRVDYSGRSVIVVGPELKFFQCGLPKKMALEMFKPFIFHRLEEKGYATTIKMAKKMVDQERPEVWEVLEEVVTNHPVLLNRAPTLHRLGIQAFMPVLVDGKAIRLHPLVCAAYNADFDGDQMAVHIPLSLEAQIEAKFLMMSVHNILSPASGKPIAVPSQDIVLGCYYLTKERGGSLGENRTFSGIQEARSAYDNGELSLNARIRARLNGKVYNTTAGRVFMYEIMPEGMPFDLVNRLLDKKTLQELVNEVFISRGRDTTVKFLDDLKDLGFSIATKAGISISMDNMLIPDDKEKLVRKAAEEVAKVDSQYHNGLITHGERYNKIVDIWAHVTDEVSKEMFKELARQDEAVVKGEARDLDFNSIFIMAESGARGSQQQIRQLAGMRGLMAKPSGEIMETPITSNFREGLTVLQYFISTHGARKGLADTALKTANSGYLTRRLVDVAQDIIILEEDCGTLNGIEIYALVEGGKVIQDLGERVLGRIALENVIDPFNKDVLLEANQMVDEQAVELLEERGIEHIKIRSVLTCESKEGACALCYGRNLANGKLVEIGEAVGVIAAQSIGEPGTQLTMRTFHIGGTASRVAEQTTLAAKKEGIVRYVEIKSIPLGEGSAQREWVVMNRNGGIIIQNEEGRELERHRIVYSARMKVADGARVKEGEILAEWDPYTQSILTEFGGKLAFGDIVENVTIKEEIDETTGHAEKVVLDHRDPTKQPRLSIKDDKNKTIARYLLPAGAHLAVIEGQAVKAGDVIAKIPRETTKTKDITGGLPRVAELFEARRPHDQATITEVSGKVSFGGIMKGMRRLIVTTDTGEQHEYLLPRGKHVNVHEGDYVRAGEALMDGAANPHDILAVLGEKELQKYLVNEIQEVYRLQGVMINDKHIEVIVRQMLRHLVIEDGGDTDMMIGEMVPKAMFAEKNRAVMADGGHPAKGRPILLGITKSSLSTESFISAASFQETTRVLTEVSVSGKVDTLKGLKENVIMGRLIPAGSGARRYFGYGLRMTELPRFQRREEPVDLSPAAVLDVDIEDEDDIELEDAE; encoded by the coding sequence TTGGAAACGTTCACCGCTTCCTTTGTGGAAAAACCCAGGGATCCCATATCGTTCAACGCGATTAGAATCAGGCTCGCCTCCCCGGAGAAGATACGGTCGTGGTCTTTCGGTGAAGTCAAGAAACCGGAGACCATAAACTACCGCACCTTCAAGCCGGAGAGGGACGGGCTTTTCTGCGCCAAGATATTCGGCCCGGTGAAGGACTGGGAGTGCAACTGCGGCAAGTACAAACGGATGAAGTACAAAGGCGTGGTTTGCGAGAAGTGCGGCGTGGAGGTGACCCTCTCAAAGGTGCGGCGCGAGCGGATGGGGCATATAGAGCTTGCCAGCCCCGTCGCGCACATATGGTTCTTCAAAGGGCTACCGTCGCGCATCGGCAACTTCCTGGACGTCACCCTGAAGGACCTGGAGAAGATAATATACTTCGAATCCTACGTGGTCACAGACCCGGGCGATACGGACCTAAAATACAAACAGCTTCTCACCGACGACCAACTGCGCAAGGCGGTGGAGCAACACGGAGAGCTGGCGTTCCGCGCCGGAATAGGCGCCGAGGCCATCGAAGAGCTTCTGCGCAACACCAACGTGGAAGACCTGGCCGAGGAGCTGAAAGCCGCCCTTAAGGAGACCACCTCCCAGCAGACCTTGAGGAAGCTGGCCAAGCGGCTTAAGGTGGTGGAGTCTTTCCGCAAGTCCGGCAACAAGCCTGAGTGGATGATCCTGAAGGTCGTCCCGGTCATACCGCCCGAGCTTCGGCCCCTGGTGCCGCTGGACGGCGGCAGGTTCGCCACGTCGGACCTCAACGACCTGTACCGGCGCGTCATCAACCGCAACAACAGGCTCAAGAGGATTCAGGAGCTCAAGGCGCCGGACATCATAATCCGCAACGAGAAACGCATGTTGCAGGAGGCTGTGGCCGCCCTGTTCGACAACGGCCGGCGCGGCAGGACGTTAAAAGGCCCCAACAAACGCCCCTTGAAATCCCTGTCGGACATGCTCAAAGGCAAGCAGGGCCGGTTCCGCCAGAACCTTCTGGGCAAACGCGTGGACTACTCCGGCCGGTCTGTCATCGTGGTGGGGCCCGAGCTGAAATTCTTCCAGTGCGGCCTGCCCAAGAAAATGGCCCTGGAAATGTTCAAACCGTTCATCTTCCACAGGCTGGAGGAGAAGGGTTACGCCACCACCATAAAAATGGCCAAGAAAATGGTGGACCAGGAGCGGCCCGAAGTGTGGGAAGTATTGGAAGAGGTTGTCACAAACCATCCGGTACTGCTAAACCGCGCCCCCACGCTTCACAGGCTCGGCATCCAGGCGTTCATGCCGGTGCTGGTGGACGGGAAGGCCATAAGGCTCCATCCGCTGGTGTGCGCCGCGTACAACGCCGACTTCGACGGAGACCAGATGGCTGTCCACATCCCGCTTTCACTGGAAGCGCAGATAGAGGCCAAGTTCCTGATGATGTCGGTGCACAACATACTGTCGCCCGCATCTGGCAAGCCTATCGCCGTGCCCTCGCAGGACATAGTGCTGGGTTGCTATTACCTTACCAAGGAGCGTGGCGGCTCGTTGGGCGAGAACAGGACCTTCTCGGGCATTCAGGAGGCCCGCTCCGCCTATGACAACGGCGAGCTTTCGCTGAACGCCCGGATCAGGGCCCGCCTTAACGGCAAGGTTTACAACACCACCGCAGGCCGCGTGTTCATGTACGAGATCATGCCTGAAGGCATGCCTTTCGACCTGGTCAACCGCCTGCTGGACAAGAAGACCCTGCAGGAGCTTGTGAACGAGGTGTTCATCAGCAGGGGCCGCGACACCACCGTGAAGTTCCTGGACGACCTTAAGGACCTGGGTTTCTCCATCGCCACCAAGGCGGGCATATCCATATCCATGGACAACATGCTCATCCCGGACGACAAGGAGAAGCTGGTCCGCAAGGCCGCCGAAGAGGTTGCCAAGGTGGATTCGCAGTACCACAACGGCCTAATAACCCACGGCGAGCGTTACAACAAGATCGTGGACATCTGGGCCCACGTCACCGACGAGGTCTCTAAGGAGATGTTCAAGGAGCTGGCCCGGCAGGACGAGGCCGTGGTTAAGGGCGAGGCCCGCGACCTTGACTTCAACTCCATATTCATTATGGCCGAGTCCGGCGCGCGCGGCTCTCAACAGCAGATCCGCCAGCTGGCCGGAATGCGCGGCCTTATGGCCAAGCCCTCGGGCGAGATCATGGAGACTCCGATAACCTCCAACTTCCGCGAGGGGCTGACGGTGCTCCAGTACTTCATATCCACCCACGGCGCGCGCAAAGGTTTGGCGGACACGGCCTTGAAAACGGCCAACTCCGGTTACCTTACCCGCAGGCTTGTGGACGTGGCCCAGGACATCATCATCCTGGAGGAAGACTGCGGCACGCTCAACGGCATCGAGATATACGCCCTGGTGGAAGGCGGCAAAGTGATACAGGACCTGGGCGAGCGCGTTCTGGGCAGGATTGCCCTGGAGAACGTGATAGACCCCTTCAACAAGGACGTACTGCTGGAAGCCAACCAGATGGTGGACGAGCAGGCCGTAGAGCTCCTGGAGGAGAGGGGCATAGAGCATATCAAGATACGCTCGGTGCTTACCTGCGAATCCAAAGAAGGCGCCTGCGCCCTGTGCTATGGCCGGAACCTTGCCAACGGCAAACTGGTGGAGATAGGCGAGGCGGTGGGCGTCATCGCGGCCCAGTCCATCGGCGAGCCGGGCACCCAGCTTACCATGAGAACCTTCCACATAGGCGGCACGGCCTCCAGGGTGGCGGAGCAGACAACGCTTGCGGCCAAGAAGGAAGGTATCGTGCGGTACGTGGAGATAAAGAGCATCCCGCTGGGCGAAGGCTCAGCGCAGAGGGAATGGGTGGTTATGAACCGCAACGGCGGCATCATCATCCAGAACGAGGAAGGGCGCGAGCTGGAGCGGCACCGCATAGTTTACTCCGCCCGCATGAAGGTGGCGGACGGCGCCCGGGTGAAAGAGGGCGAGATCCTGGCCGAGTGGGATCCGTACACCCAGTCCATCCTCACCGAGTTCGGCGGTAAGCTGGCCTTCGGCGACATCGTGGAGAACGTCACCATAAAAGAGGAGATAGACGAGACCACGGGCCACGCCGAGAAGGTGGTGCTGGATCACCGCGATCCCACCAAACAGCCCCGGTTATCCATAAAGGATGACAAGAACAAGACCATCGCCCGCTACCTTCTGCCGGCCGGGGCCCACCTGGCCGTTATTGAAGGCCAGGCGGTGAAAGCTGGTGACGTGATAGCCAAGATACCCAGGGAAACCACCAAGACCAAGGACATCACCGGCGGCTTGCCGCGGGTTGCGGAGCTTTTCGAGGCCCGCAGGCCGCACGACCAGGCCACCATCACCGAGGTTTCGGGCAAGGTGTCGTTCGGCGGCATCATGAAAGGCATGAGGCGGCTCATCGTTACCACCGATACCGGCGAACAGCACGAGTACCTCCTGCCGCGCGGCAAGCACGTGAACGTGCACGAAGGCGACTATGTGCGGGCTGGTGAGGCGCTTATGGATGGAGCGGCCAATCCGCACGACATCCTGGCGGTCCTCGGCGAGAAGGAGCTTCAGAAGTACCTGGTCAACGAGATACAGGAGGTTTACCGCCTCCAGGGCGTTATGATAAACGACAAGCACATCGAGGTGATCGTGCGGCAGATGTTGCGCCATCTTGTGATAGAAGACGGCGGCGACACCGACATGATGATTGGCGAGATGGTCCCAAAAGCCATGTTCGCCGAGAAGAACCGCGCGGTGATGGCCGATGGCGGGCATCCGGCCAAAGGGCGGCCCATACTGCTGGGCATCACCAAGTCGTCGCTCTCCACGGAGAGCTTCATCTCAGCGGCGTCGTTCCAGGAGACCACCAGGGTGCTTACCGAGGTGTCGGTGTCTGGCAAGGTGGATACGCTGAAGGGGTTGAAGGAAAACGTCATCATGGGCCGGCTGATACCCGCCGGAAGCGGCGCCAGGCGCTACTTCGGCTATGGGCTGAGGATGACGGAGCTTCCCAGGTTCCAGAGGCGCGAGGAGCCGGTGGACCTTTCCCCGGCGGCGGTGCTGGACGTGGATATCGAGGACGAGGACGACATCGAACTGGAAGACGCGGAATAA
- a CDS encoding chloride channel protein — MTGKFAESIRKTLERSFASRSSHEHTVFMITASVLGATCGALAVLFEKLVEFFEYLFFEVSWNFTGGDSTVFKWLVIPLLPALGGLLVGLLTWRFRMGAESASAAEVMKWTAVDGGVVKPRIVWFRTLVSTIFLGSGGSGGPEGPIAQVCGAWGSTIGQFLNASSERLRLLVGCGAAAGIAAAFNAPIAGVIFTVELVLGDFNVISFLPIVISSVMATTVKRLMLGEVHVFSAPPYALVSSWEIFLYAILGVLCGLAARLFVATSARSEEFFKKKVRIHPALKPALGGLLVGIIGIWWPEIFGGGFETMDVMLAGEMALSLAFTLVFIKIIATAISLGSGGSGGIFAPSLFIGCMTGGAFGYLVNMAAPDAVASPGAYAMVGLAAVMAAVAHAPLTNILMGYELTGNYEIILPIMTSCIMATFVITRFSPESMFTEKLSKRGIRLWRGRDLAVMDRIKVGEIMTNQFTTIPENTPFRRIMELIATSRDSYFPVVDASGNLTGIISIQNVREILLDSVDLADIVVAKEIATEHVITVIESNNLNEAMERFAMKEIEQLPVVAMDDSKKIIGMLKRVDVMAAYKKEVLKKTSQD; from the coding sequence ATGACCGGAAAATTCGCCGAGAGCATCCGCAAGACGCTGGAGCGGAGCTTCGCCTCCCGATCCTCCCACGAGCACACTGTGTTCATGATTACCGCCAGCGTGCTTGGCGCCACATGTGGCGCGTTAGCGGTATTGTTCGAAAAACTTGTGGAGTTTTTCGAGTATCTCTTTTTCGAGGTTTCATGGAACTTCACCGGGGGAGACTCGACAGTCTTCAAATGGCTCGTCATCCCACTGCTTCCAGCGTTAGGCGGGCTATTGGTGGGGCTTCTGACATGGCGGTTCCGGATGGGGGCGGAGTCCGCTTCCGCCGCCGAGGTAATGAAATGGACGGCCGTTGACGGCGGTGTGGTGAAACCCCGCATAGTTTGGTTCCGGACGCTGGTGTCCACTATCTTTCTTGGGTCTGGCGGCTCCGGCGGACCGGAAGGGCCGATCGCCCAGGTGTGCGGCGCGTGGGGGTCCACCATTGGTCAATTTCTTAACGCCTCGTCGGAGCGGTTGCGGCTGTTGGTGGGTTGCGGCGCGGCGGCTGGCATCGCGGCGGCGTTCAACGCCCCAATAGCCGGGGTGATATTCACCGTGGAGCTTGTTCTGGGCGACTTCAACGTAATATCGTTCCTCCCCATAGTTATAAGCTCGGTGATGGCCACCACGGTAAAACGGCTCATGCTGGGCGAGGTGCATGTGTTCTCCGCCCCGCCTTACGCCCTGGTGTCTTCATGGGAAATATTCCTGTACGCAATCCTTGGCGTGCTGTGCGGGCTGGCGGCGCGGCTTTTCGTGGCCACCAGCGCCCGCAGTGAGGAGTTCTTCAAGAAGAAAGTAAGAATCCATCCAGCGTTAAAACCGGCGCTGGGCGGTTTGCTGGTGGGCATAATAGGAATATGGTGGCCGGAGATTTTTGGCGGCGGTTTTGAGACCATGGACGTGATGCTGGCCGGTGAGATGGCCTTGAGCCTGGCGTTCACCCTCGTTTTCATAAAGATAATCGCCACGGCCATATCATTGGGCTCTGGCGGCTCCGGCGGCATATTCGCCCCATCGCTTTTTATAGGTTGCATGACCGGCGGGGCGTTCGGCTATCTGGTGAACATGGCCGCGCCGGACGCGGTGGCCTCGCCCGGCGCCTACGCCATGGTGGGGCTTGCGGCCGTTATGGCCGCCGTGGCGCACGCGCCGCTAACAAACATCCTCATGGGTTACGAGCTTACGGGGAACTACGAGATCATCCTGCCCATCATGACCTCCTGCATCATGGCCACGTTCGTGATAACCCGGTTCTCGCCGGAATCCATGTTCACGGAAAAACTCTCTAAACGAGGCATCCGCCTGTGGCGCGGGCGGGACCTGGCGGTGATGGACAGGATAAAGGTTGGGGAGATAATGACAAACCAATTCACCACAATTCCCGAGAACACGCCGTTCCGCAGGATAATGGAGCTTATCGCCACTTCGCGGGACAGTTATTTCCCCGTGGTGGACGCTTCCGGAAACTTAACCGGCATCATATCCATCCAGAACGTGCGGGAGATATTGCTGGACAGCGTGGATCTGGCGGACATAGTGGTGGCCAAGGAAATAGCCACCGAGCATGTCATCACCGTTATCGAAAGCAACAACCTCAACGAGGCCATGGAGCGGTTCGCCATGAAAGAGATAGAGCAGTTGCCCGTGGTCGCCATGGACGACTCTAAGAAGATCATCGGCATGTTGAAGAGGGTGGACGTGATGGCGGCGTATAAAAAGGAAGTGCTTAAGAAAACTTCGCAGGACTGA
- the waaF gene encoding lipopolysaccharide heptosyltransferase II, giving the protein MSQPSKILIRMPNWLGDCVMAAPSIMGLRAALPHCQITLLMKSQLAGLGRLIPSANDVLPLDDAGGYITKARAEKFDTALVLPNSFRSAWEVFRTGAPARIGYAGDLRSWLLTRPVAKPGVKHSLHQSEYFLRLAREIAPDITIAAPELTVTAEAKAKAGSILPPVQKPFVGFGFGATYGSAKMWPSRKFAELAARLSSDYQIVLLGGEADRWAEDEILKTCEKVKPFSLVGKTDIGALAAVMARLAIYITNDTGPMHISAALGTPTLAIFGPTSPEETSPLGPNVKVIYKKAACAPCWKRKCPTDHLCMESITVDEVYGAALEMLRRK; this is encoded by the coding sequence ATGAGCCAGCCATCCAAAATCCTGATCAGAATGCCCAACTGGCTGGGCGATTGCGTCATGGCCGCTCCGTCCATAATGGGGCTCCGCGCCGCCCTGCCCCACTGCCAAATAACTTTGTTGATGAAAAGCCAATTGGCAGGCCTTGGCCGTTTGATACCTTCGGCGAATGATGTATTGCCGCTGGATGACGCTGGCGGATATATCACCAAAGCCCGTGCGGAAAAATTCGACACGGCTCTGGTTCTACCCAACTCCTTCCGGTCGGCGTGGGAGGTTTTTCGAACCGGCGCGCCCGCTAGGATTGGTTACGCGGGGGATTTGCGGTCCTGGCTTCTCACACGCCCTGTCGCCAAACCGGGAGTTAAACATTCACTCCATCAGTCGGAGTATTTCCTGCGTCTGGCGCGGGAGATCGCCCCGGACATCACAATCGCCGCGCCGGAGCTTACCGTAACCGCCGAAGCCAAAGCCAAGGCCGGGAGCATTTTGCCACCCGTTCAAAAACCTTTTGTGGGGTTCGGGTTCGGGGCAACCTATGGTTCCGCAAAGATGTGGCCGTCAAGAAAATTCGCGGAGCTGGCGGCCCGGCTTTCCAGCGATTATCAAATAGTATTGCTGGGCGGCGAGGCAGACCGGTGGGCTGAAGATGAGATTTTAAAAACCTGCGAAAAGGTGAAACCGTTCTCCCTTGTTGGCAAGACAGACATCGGCGCGCTGGCCGCGGTCATGGCCCGCCTGGCCATTTACATAACCAACGACACAGGCCCCATGCATATATCAGCGGCGCTGGGCACGCCCACCCTGGCCATCTTCGGCCCCACATCGCCGGAGGAAACAAGCCCCCTGGGCCCCAATGTGAAGGTGATTTACAAGAAAGCCGCCTGCGCCCCTTGCTGGAAACGCAAATGCCCCACGGATCATTTATGTATGGAGTCTATCACCGTGGACGAGGTTTACGGCGCGGCGCTGGAAATGTTGAGACGAAAATAA
- a CDS encoding lysophospholipid acyltransferase family protein — translation MYNKPVGKKKNPLPGKLAFFATLGLRWLANLLSFKGSLALGNLVGRLFWLVVRATRLKVAMDNMRNLYPSASGEELSALARRMCLHWGRFIIQAGRLKSLTREDADKLIRFEGLENLKEAFALKKGVILATAHFGWFETANGALALEGYPVWSVIRTVDNKDIDWLTDDCRTSTGLGVIKKENAATEIIKHLRSGGMVTIAVDQNAGFNNIFTPFLGKLAATIVAPAVASLRTGAPVLPMFSIWDGRENILKVKIHPAVKLHPTGSMSANIRLVTMKINEALEEAVKAAPEQWLWIHKRWKTAPEEKDLAAIEADLKIINATTGASAPAK, via the coding sequence TTGTATAACAAACCCGTGGGCAAGAAAAAGAACCCGCTACCCGGTAAGTTGGCATTCTTCGCCACCCTTGGTCTGCGATGGCTCGCTAACCTGCTTTCTTTCAAAGGTTCTCTGGCGCTGGGAAACCTGGTTGGGAGGCTCTTCTGGCTGGTGGTTCGCGCCACGCGGCTGAAGGTGGCCATGGATAACATGCGCAACCTTTATCCTTCCGCCAGCGGCGAGGAGCTTTCGGCGCTGGCCCGGAGGATGTGCCTGCACTGGGGCCGGTTCATAATCCAGGCGGGCAGGCTGAAATCGCTTACGCGGGAAGACGCGGACAAGTTAATCCGCTTCGAAGGGCTCGAGAACCTTAAGGAAGCTTTTGCGCTGAAAAAAGGGGTCATCCTGGCTACGGCCCATTTCGGCTGGTTCGAAACGGCCAACGGCGCGCTGGCCCTTGAGGGCTATCCAGTCTGGTCGGTCATCCGCACCGTGGACAACAAAGACATTGATTGGCTCACCGACGATTGCCGGACATCCACGGGCCTTGGCGTTATCAAAAAGGAGAACGCCGCCACGGAGATAATCAAACATCTTCGCTCCGGTGGGATGGTGACCATCGCGGTGGACCAAAACGCCGGGTTCAACAACATTTTCACCCCGTTCCTTGGAAAACTTGCGGCCACCATAGTGGCCCCCGCCGTGGCCTCTTTGCGGACCGGCGCTCCGGTATTGCCCATGTTCTCCATATGGGACGGGCGGGAGAATATCCTTAAAGTGAAAATCCATCCGGCGGTCAAATTACATCCCACAGGCTCCATGTCCGCCAACATAAGGCTTGTCACCATGAAGATAAACGAGGCGCTGGAAGAGGCTGTGAAAGCCGCCCCGGAACAATGGTTGTGGATACACAAACGCTGGAAGACCGCGCCGGAGGAAAAAGACCTGGCCGCCATCGAAGCGGACTTGAAAATAATCAACGCCACCACAGGCGCCAGCGCCCCGGCAAAATAG
- the hisH gene encoding imidazole glycerol phosphate synthase subunit HisH: MPAVIVDYDVGNLRSVQKAVEKTGARTLVSSNPADVLSAEALILPGVGAFGECMANLGKYGLLNPVREYLRSGKPFLGICVGYQLLFEESDEFGPITGLNVFPGKCVRFSFPKESRAKIPHMGWNQARITKKSRLFEGIADGTDFYFVHSYFPIPGADIVCATTEYAGQTFASAVENGNIFATQFHPEKSQRAGLAVLANFARVAGLV, from the coding sequence ATGCCCGCGGTGATTGTGGATTACGATGTCGGCAACCTGAGGTCCGTGCAGAAAGCTGTCGAAAAAACCGGGGCGAGAACCCTGGTCTCCTCAAACCCTGCGGATGTGCTTTCGGCGGAAGCGCTCATTCTTCCGGGCGTGGGCGCGTTCGGCGAGTGCATGGCCAATCTCGGAAAATATGGCCTCTTAAATCCGGTAAGGGAATATCTTCGCTCGGGCAAACCGTTCCTGGGGATTTGCGTGGGCTACCAGCTACTTTTCGAAGAGAGTGATGAGTTCGGCCCCATCACCGGATTGAACGTATTTCCGGGAAAATGCGTAAGGTTTTCGTTTCCGAAGGAATCGCGCGCCAAAATACCCCACATGGGCTGGAACCAGGCCAGGATCACGAAAAAAAGCCGGTTGTTCGAAGGCATCGCCGATGGGACAGATTTTTATTTCGTACACTCCTACTTCCCAATACCCGGAGCGGACATAGTGTGCGCCACCACCGAATACGCGGGGCAGACCTTCGCCTCGGCGGTGGAGAACGGGAACATTTTCGCCACCCAGTTCCACCCGGAAAAAAGCCAAAGGGCCGGGCTGGCGGTGCTTGCAAATTTCGCCCGCGTGGCGGGACTTGTATAA
- the hisB gene encoding imidazoleglycerol-phosphate dehydratase HisB gives MARTANITRKTNETDITVELDLDGSGKSAHNTGIPFFDHMLDHLARHSLIDMSVSAKGDIQIDGHHTVEDVGLTLGMALVNALGDKKGINRYGFASVPLNEALVEASLDISGRPFCVFEAELPKGKVGEFDAELAEEFVRAFVNAAGITLHITARHGTNLHHVIEAMFKAVARALGHAVEKNPRLEGIVPSTKGVL, from the coding sequence ATGGCCAGAACTGCGAACATAACTAGGAAAACCAACGAGACGGACATCACCGTCGAACTCGATCTGGACGGCTCCGGGAAAAGCGCCCACAACACTGGGATACCTTTTTTCGACCATATGCTGGACCATCTGGCCCGCCATTCTCTTATAGACATGAGCGTATCGGCCAAAGGGGACATCCAGATAGATGGCCATCATACGGTGGAGGACGTGGGCCTTACGCTAGGAATGGCGCTGGTAAACGCTTTGGGAGACAAGAAAGGGATTAACCGTTACGGTTTCGCCTCCGTCCCCTTGAACGAGGCGCTGGTGGAGGCCAGCCTGGACATTTCCGGCAGGCCCTTCTGCGTGTTCGAGGCGGAACTGCCCAAGGGCAAGGTGGGAGAGTTCGACGCGGAACTGGCCGAGGAGTTTGTCCGCGCCTTCGTCAACGCGGCGGGTATTACGCTCCATATCACCGCCCGCCATGGGACAAACCTGCACCATGTGATAGAGGCCATGTTCAAGGCCGTGGCCAGGGCGCTGGGCCATGCGGTGGAGAAAAACCCCCGGCTGGAAGGCATTGTGCCCTCCACCAAGGGCGTGCTTTAA
- a CDS encoding diguanylate cyclase, translated as MPQTLDEDISRLVSLVANVTDAFTAALFLVEGKKGDKLRLRACQSLSNSVVPGAEFPVGHGLVGWVAKTGKFTQAANFKSDTTTLQFYSKDEDIKSFAAAPVLDHSGRVMGVLSVDSKKNYVFTEKMGKILVEFAAALANVVIHGRKRIRLNVEAMALDGLLEVVNRLTACETIAELAQTLRAAAPPLIPHELLTLAVKSFDDEGFYLVGMNDHGNGNNRHTALPLTHYRMGWVIHNSMPVNLPEIDGAPIYPGCGNIWRSFIGAPMVSHDQTVGAVALLSRKPRAFRQADFKALQILAAACSSAFVCLYMHNKEKKSVLRDPLTRLVTHRYLLESMGPVERSSAVLAINVMKFGMINAELGHDGGDEFLMEMAGRLKRLVGDDGMVCRYYGDRFLVFLEDHSAEKAVSAVEGILKSIDTEPFMVNGATFLAPVSVGVATSPEDGRDMEELIAKAHLAADRSKTSPGRVAFFSDTQTPLQFKLRSLER; from the coding sequence ATGCCGCAAACGCTTGACGAAGATATATCGCGCCTTGTGAGCCTGGTGGCCAACGTCACCGACGCGTTCACGGCGGCCTTGTTCCTCGTAGAGGGCAAGAAGGGGGATAAACTCAGGCTTCGCGCCTGCCAGTCCCTTTCCAACAGTGTTGTGCCCGGGGCGGAGTTCCCTGTGGGGCACGGCCTTGTGGGTTGGGTGGCCAAGACCGGCAAGTTCACCCAGGCCGCGAATTTCAAGAGCGACACTACCACGCTACAGTTCTATTCGAAGGACGAAGACATAAAATCCTTCGCCGCCGCGCCGGTGCTGGACCATTCCGGCAGGGTGATGGGGGTGTTAAGCGTGGACAGCAAGAAAAACTACGTCTTCACCGAGAAGATGGGGAAGATACTGGTGGAATTCGCGGCGGCCCTGGCCAATGTGGTCATCCATGGCCGCAAGCGGATACGCCTCAACGTGGAAGCGATGGCTCTGGACGGCCTGCTGGAGGTGGTCAACCGCCTTACGGCTTGCGAGACCATCGCCGAGCTGGCCCAAACGTTGCGGGCGGCGGCGCCTCCGCTTATCCCCCACGAGTTGCTGACGCTGGCCGTGAAATCCTTCGACGACGAGGGGTTCTACCTTGTGGGGATGAACGACCACGGCAATGGCAATAACCGCCATACTGCCTTGCCCCTCACCCATTACAGGATGGGCTGGGTTATCCATAATTCCATGCCCGTAAACCTGCCGGAGATAGACGGGGCGCCCATATATCCCGGATGCGGGAACATCTGGCGGTCGTTCATCGGCGCGCCCATGGTTTCCCACGATCAGACCGTGGGGGCGGTGGCCCTGCTTTCAAGGAAACCGCGGGCTTTCCGTCAGGCGGATTTCAAGGCGTTGCAGATACTGGCGGCGGCATGCTCGTCGGCTTTCGTGTGCCTGTACATGCACAACAAGGAGAAAAAATCGGTATTGCGAGACCCGCTCACGCGGCTTGTCACCCATCGCTATCTTCTGGAGTCCATGGGGCCGGTGGAGAGGTCTTCCGCCGTCCTGGCCATCAACGTGATGAAGTTCGGCATGATAAACGCCGAGCTGGGGCATGACGGCGGCGACGAGTTCCTCATGGAGATGGCCGGCAGGCTTAAAAGGCTTGTGGGTGACGATGGGATGGTTTGCCGGTATTACGGCGACAGGTTCCTGGTGTTCCTTGAAGACCATAGCGCCGAAAAAGCCGTATCGGCGGTGGAGGGGATACTTAAATCCATAGACACCGAGCCGTTCATGGTAAATGGCGCCACGTTCCTGGCCCCGGTCTCCGTGGGCGTGGCCACAAGCCCCGAAGACGGGCGCGACATGGAGGAACTTATCGCCAAGGCCCATCTGGCCGCCGACAGGTCCAAAACATCCCCTGGCCGGGTGGCGTTCTTTAGCGACACACAAACCCCCCTTCAATTCAAACTGCGTTCACTGGAAAGGTAA